A window of the Blattabacterium cuenoti genome harbors these coding sequences:
- a CDS encoding DUF2795 domain-containing protein, producing the protein MYWTLELASHLEDAPWPATKEELIDFAIRTGAPLEVVENLQQLENGEGEVFESIEDIWADYPRDDEDFYWNRDEYEL; encoded by the coding sequence ATGTATTGGACTTTAGAATTAGCTTCTCATTTAGAAGATGCCCCTTGGCCTGCAACAAAGGAAGAATTGATTGACTTTGCTATTCGTACTGGAGCTCCTTTAGAAGTAGTTGAAAATCTTCAACAGTTAGAAAATGGAGAAGGAGAAGTTTTTGAATCTATAGAAGATATATGGGCAGATTATCCACGTGATGATGAAGATTTTTATTGGAATAGAGATGAATATGAACTTTGA
- the fmt gene encoding methionyl-tRNA formyltransferase: MKKFPKIVFIGSNHFSLYTLKELYIKQYNIVGIITSPDNHIFKNQGKKAFTPVKIYALENNIPFLQPKNLKNHSFLENLKVWNADIQIVVSFRILPKEVWSFPKMGSFNLHASLLPQYRGAAPINWVIINGENKTGLTTFFIEEKIDSGKILFQKKIEIKKEETAGELEKKLKKISGYMVIQTLEKVIKNEIKPISQKNIDSSLLKYAPKIYTKDCRIQWENPSIESIYNKIRGLSPYPTAWTLLFFNKKKFVRFKISFVKKIREKHIFPIGLIFIVLSYEMKISVKEGFISIIEGQIEGKKRMHIKNLINGLKIRENLFVR, from the coding sequence ATGAAAAAATTTCCCAAAATTGTATTCATAGGTTCAAACCATTTTTCTCTTTATACCTTAAAAGAATTATATATCAAACAATACAATATTGTAGGAATCATCACAAGTCCTGATAACCATATTTTTAAAAATCAAGGAAAAAAAGCATTTACACCTGTTAAAATATACGCATTAGAAAATAATATTCCCTTTTTACAACCTAAAAATCTTAAAAATCATTCTTTTTTAGAAAATCTAAAAGTATGGAATGCAGATATACAAATAGTTGTATCATTTCGAATCTTACCTAAAGAAGTATGGAGTTTTCCTAAAATGGGATCTTTTAATTTACATGCCTCTCTTCTTCCACAATATAGAGGGGCTGCACCTATTAATTGGGTTATTATTAATGGAGAAAATAAAACTGGATTAACTACTTTTTTTATAGAAGAAAAAATAGATTCTGGAAAAATTCTTTTCCAAAAAAAAATTGAAATAAAAAAAGAAGAAACTGCAGGAGAACTAGAAAAAAAATTGAAAAAAATTAGTGGTTATATGGTTATTCAAACTTTAGAAAAAGTTATAAAAAATGAAATAAAACCTATTTCTCAAAAAAATATTGATTCTTCTTTATTAAAATATGCTCCAAAAATATATACCAAAGATTGTAGAATACAATGGGAGAATCCTTCTATAGAATCAATTTATAACAAAATAAGAGGATTAAGCCCTTATCCTACAGCATGGACATTATTATTTTTTAATAAAAAAAAATTTGTTAGATTTAAAATTTCTTTTGTTAAAAAAATACGGGAAAAACATATTTTCCCAATTGGGTTGATCTTCATTGTTTTATCATATGAAATGAAAATTTCCGTTAAAGAAGGTTTTATCTCTATTATTGAAGGCCAAATAGAGGGAAAAAAAAGAATGCATATAAAAAACTTAATTAATGGATTGAAAATAAGAGAAAATCTTTTCGTTCGATAA
- a CDS encoding HU family DNA-binding protein, with product MNKTELVNSIAEKTGITKIKAKNVTDAFIETVIESLKKGDKVTLVGFGTFSVVKRHPRNGVNPRTGKKIHIPGKKVAKFKIGAELTKL from the coding sequence ATGAACAAAACGGAATTGGTTAATTCAATAGCTGAAAAAACTGGAATAACAAAAATAAAAGCAAAAAACGTTACAGATGCATTTATTGAAACAGTGATTGAATCTTTAAAAAAAGGAGATAAGGTAACACTTGTAGGATTCGGAACCTTTTCTGTAGTAAAAAGACATCCTAGAAATGGAGTCAATCCTAGAACAGGAAAGAAAATACATATTCCAGGAAAAAAAGTAGCTAAATTTAAAATAGGAGCAGAATTAACAAAATTATGA
- the pdxH gene encoding pyridoxamine 5'-phosphate oxidase, protein MTIDLSNLRKNYTKNPLLESEVPKEPFSLFDYWFEQEKSFQKDNEEVNAMSISTIGADGGPETRVVLLKEYSKDGFIFYTNYHSLKGRAIQNIPKVCISFYWKNMERQIIVKGITSKIKRKKSDEYFHNRPRGNQIGSWVSRQSMIISSKEYLLKQYKKWNNFFVKKIIKRPFDWGGYVVKPYKMEFWQGQPNRLHDRLVYILGKEKKWILYRLSP, encoded by the coding sequence ATGACTATTGATTTAAGTAATCTTAGAAAGAACTATACAAAAAATCCTTTATTGGAATCTGAAGTCCCAAAAGAACCTTTTTCCTTGTTTGATTATTGGTTTGAACAAGAAAAATCATTTCAAAAAGATAACGAAGAAGTTAATGCTATGTCTATTTCTACTATAGGGGCAGATGGAGGGCCAGAAACTAGAGTTGTTTTATTAAAAGAATATTCCAAAGACGGATTTATTTTTTATACAAATTATCATAGTTTGAAAGGAAGAGCAATTCAAAACATACCAAAAGTATGTATTTCTTTTTATTGGAAAAATATGGAAAGACAAATTATTGTTAAAGGAATAACATCAAAAATTAAAAGAAAAAAGTCAGATGAATATTTTCATAACAGACCTAGAGGAAATCAAATTGGAAGTTGGGTCTCTAGACAAAGTATGATTATTTCGTCTAAAGAATATTTATTAAAACAATATAAGAAATGGAACAATTTTTTTGTTAAAAAAATTATAAAACGCCCTTTTGATTGGGGAGGATATGTTGTAAAACCTTATAAAATGGAATTTTGGCAAGGACAACCTAATAGACTTCATGATAGACTTGTTTATATTTTAGGAAAAGAAAAAAAATGGATCTTGTACAGATTATCTCCATAA
- a CDS encoding DNA polymerase III subunit beta, translating to MYFSVLNYFLLRKLHTLYKIININNLSNSITFVFSKKNKLKIIWGLDSKNLIFTYVKINIKKYTKGKVTVSIKFMIDLLNTFSNEKLFLKKKKNTLNIYSKQGVYEVPTCRNHNNTSLYPLGKYSSVRISLFSNIFLKILNKVLFNIGDEKLKPILNGVFFQFFTNEANFVSTDTYKLVKYTIKNFKTNQNIQFTVSRKHLYIVKEILKNEKKNNMIFLIIFNKNIIFHLKNYIFSCQLINEEYPDYHSIIHHNKCQVSLIINKLLLLNTIKRISIFSKNKKNFIDFHFNHNELKICDQNTIDIHNLISRIDCKIVFNDLKNMKIGFNSQFLIEVLSSLNEDFVFFDLYHNMGVLRPLYNKKKEESIFILIMSTIKI from the coding sequence ATGTATTTTTCTGTTTTAAATTACTTTCTATTAAGAAAATTACATACTTTATATAAAATTATAAATATTAATAATTTATCGAATTCAATTACTTTTGTATTTTCGAAAAAAAATAAATTAAAAATTATATGGGGATTAGATTCAAAAAATTTAATTTTTACATATGTCAAGATAAATATTAAAAAATATACTAAAGGAAAAGTGACTGTATCTATAAAATTTATGATAGATCTTCTAAATACGTTTTCAAATGAAAAACTTTTTCTAAAGAAAAAAAAAAATACACTTAATATTTATTCCAAGCAGGGAGTTTATGAAGTTCCTACTTGTCGAAACCATAACAATACCTCTCTTTATCCATTAGGGAAATATTCTTCTGTAAGAATTTCTTTATTTTCAAATATTTTTTTAAAAATATTAAATAAAGTTTTATTTAATATTGGAGACGAAAAATTGAAACCTATACTCAATGGAGTATTTTTTCAATTTTTTACCAATGAAGCCAATTTTGTTTCTACAGACACTTATAAACTAGTTAAATATACTATAAAAAATTTTAAAACGAATCAAAATATACAATTTACTGTATCTCGAAAACATCTTTATATAGTTAAGGAAATTCTAAAGAATGAAAAAAAAAATAATATGATTTTTCTCATAATTTTCAATAAGAATATTATTTTTCATTTAAAAAATTATATTTTTTCATGTCAACTAATAAATGAAGAATATCCAGACTATCATTCTATTATTCATCATAATAAATGTCAAGTATCTCTTATTATTAATAAATTGTTATTGTTAAATACTATTAAAAGAATTTCTATTTTTTCTAAAAACAAAAAAAATTTTATTGATTTTCATTTTAATCATAATGAATTAAAAATTTGTGATCAAAATACGATTGATATTCATAATTTGATCTCAAGAATTGACTGTAAAATTGTTTTTAATGACCTGAAAAATATGAAAATAGGTTTTAACTCTCAATTTTTAATTGAAGTTTTATCTTCTTTGAATGAAGATTTTGTTTTTTTTGACCTATATCATAATATGGGAGTTTTAAGACCTTTATATAACAAAAAAAAAGAAGAATCAATTTTTATATTGATTATGTCTACAATAAAAATATGA
- the pheT gene encoding phenylalanine--tRNA ligase subunit beta has translation MKISLNWLKKYVFPLNIDENEISNILTDIGLTVKGINNTDKDFILDMEITPNRTDAMSHYGIARDLYAVLRFRGYKVDLLKPGINEKINCNNKSRIQIFVKIQEKCVRYSGMFISKIKIEPSPYWLISILKSIGIKSVNNIIDTMHFVMYELGQPIHVFDMDKIEDGKIIIKNAEKNTDFKLSDNITIKLDEEDLVIYDTVKPLSIAGMINNIKSNIHIRTKNIFIGSACFNPNIIRNIRKKHFLKIETQHLFEKDIDPNQTIFTLQRASFLIKKMIKNQIICSDIIDFYPNPISFSKIKLRYNKIVNIIGRKISRKKIKKILFLLEMMIHYENDKYLFISVPSYRTDVQREIDVIEEILRIYGIHKIPVYNKKIKITTFPKFFHKTEHEIQKIFLEQLVCYGFQEIISSTIINEKEYSYLLNSFFNRKEIRVMNPVNQSYKFMRSSLLFNMIDCIKYNYNNNRIDSDIIKFFELGKVYFKINNEFLEKTCLGIVISQKEKTESKNYLFFYLKGIIEQIFQKSGIYNYTQILSKHPLLENGISMLYNHKNLVEIGKYKNNVLKKNEIFYAEIDWQYLISLIQEKKIIYVPFSKYPISRRDLSLLVDKTFSFEKINQLIKKKENNIIKKIKIYDLYEGVNFPISKKSYTVSFFFESQKKTLTDKIINNSMKKIELFLKKKLKAEIREK, from the coding sequence ATGAAAATATCATTGAATTGGCTTAAAAAATATGTATTTCCTCTTAATATAGATGAGAACGAAATTTCCAATATATTGACTGATATTGGATTAACAGTAAAAGGGATCAATAATACGGATAAAGATTTTATTTTAGATATGGAAATAACTCCTAATCGTACAGATGCGATGAGTCATTACGGGATTGCGCGTGATTTATACGCTGTATTGAGATTTCGGGGATATAAAGTCGATTTGTTAAAACCAGGAATCAATGAAAAAATCAATTGTAATAATAAATCTCGTATTCAAATTTTTGTAAAAATACAAGAAAAATGTGTAAGATATTCCGGAATGTTTATTTCAAAAATAAAAATAGAGCCATCTCCATATTGGTTAATTTCTATATTAAAATCTATAGGGATAAAATCTGTAAATAATATAATAGATACAATGCATTTTGTTATGTACGAATTGGGCCAACCTATACATGTTTTTGACATGGATAAAATAGAGGATGGAAAAATTATAATAAAAAATGCGGAAAAAAATACAGATTTTAAATTATCAGATAATATAACAATTAAACTTGATGAAGAAGATTTAGTTATTTATGATACTGTAAAACCATTATCTATAGCTGGAATGATCAATAATATTAAATCTAATATACATATTAGAACTAAAAATATTTTTATTGGAAGCGCTTGTTTTAATCCTAACATTATACGGAATATTAGAAAAAAACATTTTTTAAAAATAGAAACACAACATCTTTTTGAAAAAGATATAGATCCTAATCAGACTATATTCACTCTACAAAGAGCATCTTTTCTTATAAAGAAGATGATAAAAAATCAAATAATATGCTCAGATATAATTGATTTTTATCCTAATCCTATATCTTTTTCAAAAATAAAACTCCGTTATAATAAAATTGTAAATATTATAGGAAGAAAAATATCGAGAAAAAAAATAAAAAAAATTTTGTTTTTGTTAGAAATGATGATTCATTATGAAAATGATAAATATTTATTTATTAGTGTCCCTTCCTATAGAACAGATGTTCAAAGGGAAATAGATGTAATTGAAGAAATATTACGTATTTATGGTATTCATAAAATACCAGTATATAATAAAAAAATCAAAATTACTACATTTCCTAAATTTTTTCATAAAACAGAACATGAAATACAAAAAATATTTTTGGAACAATTAGTTTGTTATGGATTTCAAGAAATTATTTCTTCTACTATAATAAATGAAAAAGAATATTCTTATTTACTTAATTCTTTTTTTAATAGAAAAGAGATTAGGGTTATGAATCCAGTGAATCAAAGTTATAAATTCATGCGTTCTAGCTTATTATTTAACATGATTGATTGTATCAAATACAATTATAATAATAACCGAATTGATTCTGATATAATCAAATTTTTTGAATTAGGGAAAGTATATTTTAAAATAAATAATGAATTTTTAGAAAAAACCTGTCTTGGAATAGTTATTTCACAAAAAGAAAAAACTGAATCTAAAAATTATCTTTTTTTTTATTTAAAAGGAATTATTGAACAAATTTTTCAAAAAAGTGGAATATATAATTATACTCAAATACTTTCCAAACATCCATTATTAGAAAATGGAATTTCTATGTTATACAATCATAAAAATTTAGTAGAAATTGGAAAATATAAAAATAATGTTTTAAAAAAAAATGAAATATTTTATGCAGAAATTGATTGGCAATATTTGATATCTCTTATTCAAGAAAAAAAAATAATTTATGTTCCGTTTTCCAAATATCCTATATCAAGAAGAGATTTATCTTTATTAGTCGATAAAACTTTTTCATTCGAAAAAATAAATCAACTAATTAAAAAAAAAGAAAATAATATAATAAAAAAAATTAAAATATATGATTTATATGAAGGTGTAAATTTTCCTATTTCAAAGAAATCTTATACTGTAAGTTTTTTTTTTGAAAGTCAAAAAAAAACATTGACTGATAAAATTATTAATAATTCAATGAAAAAAATTGAATTATTTTTGAAAAAAAAATTAAAAGCTGAAATAAGAGAAAAATAA
- a CDS encoding glycine--tRNA ligase: MKKCSHFFDFLISHAKIYGFIFPSSEIYGGLNAIYDYGPHGVELKNNIKEFWWKSMTQLHENIVGVDSSILMHSNIWHASGHVDKFNELLIENKDSNKRYCPEILIQEYVEKNFLNNPKKKEKILSRLSQSLKKKDLEDIKILIDELCIFDPVFKRKNWTKIRYFNMMFKIKNENEKDLYLRPETAQGIFSNFKNIIKSNRMKIPFGIAQIGKSFRNEIIARKFIFRMREFEQMEMQFFILPEEEIKWYEYWKKNRLKWHLELNLEDKKYYKLCDHDHLSHYSSAGSDIEFHFPFGFQELEGIHSRRDFDLRNHELFSKKKLRIFELDRNYIPYVIETSLGLDRLFLAIFSSSLKKERLKNGKIRIVLKLPYYLSPIKAAIFPLVRKDGLPEIAKKIFNDIRVHHRLVYDEKESIGKLYRRQDAIGTPFCFTVDYNTLKTNTVTIRYRDNMEQKRIHIEEISKIIEQETGLKKVLKNLSDFI; encoded by the coding sequence ATGAAAAAATGTAGTCATTTTTTTGATTTTTTAATTTCTCACGCAAAAATTTATGGTTTCATTTTTCCTTCCAGCGAAATTTATGGAGGATTAAATGCGATTTATGATTATGGTCCACATGGAGTGGAGTTAAAAAATAATATAAAAGAATTTTGGTGGAAGTCAATGACTCAACTTCATGAAAATATAGTAGGAGTAGATTCTTCTATTCTTATGCATTCTAATATTTGGCATGCATCTGGTCATGTTGATAAATTTAATGAATTATTAATTGAGAATAAAGATTCTAACAAGAGATATTGTCCTGAAATTTTAATTCAAGAATATGTAGAAAAAAATTTTCTAAATAATCCTAAAAAAAAAGAAAAAATATTATCTCGTTTATCTCAATCTTTGAAAAAAAAAGATTTGGAAGATATAAAAATTTTAATTGATGAATTGTGCATTTTTGATCCTGTTTTTAAAAGAAAAAATTGGACAAAAATTCGTTATTTCAATATGATGTTCAAAATTAAAAATGAAAATGAAAAAGATTTATATCTTCGTCCCGAAACAGCTCAAGGTATATTTTCTAATTTTAAGAATATTATAAAATCTAATAGAATGAAAATTCCATTTGGAATTGCACAAATAGGAAAATCATTTAGAAATGAAATTATTGCAAGAAAATTTATATTTAGGATGCGGGAATTTGAACAAATGGAAATGCAATTTTTTATTCTTCCCGAAGAAGAAATTAAATGGTATGAGTATTGGAAAAAAAACCGATTAAAATGGCATTTAGAATTAAACTTAGAAGATAAAAAATATTATAAATTATGTGATCATGATCATTTATCTCATTATTCGAGTGCGGGATCAGATATAGAATTTCACTTTCCTTTTGGATTTCAAGAATTAGAAGGAATTCATTCTCGTAGAGATTTTGATTTAAGAAATCATGAACTTTTTTCAAAAAAAAAATTAAGAATTTTTGAATTGGATAGGAATTATATTCCTTATGTTATAGAAACGTCTTTAGGATTAGATCGTCTTTTTTTAGCTATATTTTCTTCTTCCTTAAAAAAAGAAAGATTAAAAAATGGAAAAATACGTATAGTATTAAAACTCCCCTATTATTTATCCCCAATTAAAGCTGCCATATTTCCATTAGTTAGAAAAGATGGATTACCAGAAATTGCCAAAAAAATATTTAATGACATAAGGGTTCATCATAGATTAGTTTACGATGAAAAAGAATCCATTGGAAAATTATATCGAAGACAAGATGCTATAGGAACTCCATTTTGTTTTACTGTAGATTATAATACTCTAAAAACAAATACAGTAACCATAAGATATAGAGATAATATGGAGCAAAAAAGAATTCACATAGAAGAAATATCAAAAATTATAGAACAAGAAACTGGATTAAAAAAAGTTTTAAAAAACTTATCTGATTTTATATAG
- the trxB gene encoding thioredoxin-disulfide reductase: MFFKKETQNCVIIGSGPAGYSAAIYAARANMNPILFTGVQPGGQLTTTTDVDNYLGFPEGVNGNDLMNNCKKQAERFNTKIINQSVNHVVLSNIKGGTHRIFLDGKKCIESRGVIVATGSTPKFVGINKEKKFIGLGVSFCATCDGFFHKEKNVAVVGGGDTALEEANYLAKICKKVYLIVRKNYFKASKILQYRILRKKNIKVFFCSNVTEIIGDNFLEGIKIFNQKTETSKNILISGLFIAIGHVPNTEIFKNELDLDEKGYIVVQKGKTITSKPGVFAAGDVQDPDYRQAITSAGTGCMAALDLEKYLSLYLESIT, from the coding sequence ATGTTCTTTAAAAAAGAAACACAAAATTGTGTCATTATAGGATCTGGGCCTGCTGGCTATTCTGCAGCTATATATGCGGCAAGAGCTAATATGAATCCTATTCTTTTTACTGGTGTTCAACCTGGAGGACAATTGACTACGACGACTGATGTTGATAATTATCTTGGGTTTCCAGAAGGAGTTAATGGGAACGATCTCATGAATAATTGTAAAAAACAAGCAGAACGTTTTAATACTAAAATAATTAATCAATCGGTTAATCATGTTGTTTTATCCAATATAAAAGGAGGAACGCATCGTATTTTCTTAGATGGAAAAAAATGTATAGAAAGTAGAGGGGTTATTGTTGCTACAGGTTCTACTCCGAAATTTGTGGGAATCAATAAAGAAAAAAAATTTATAGGATTAGGAGTTTCTTTTTGTGCCACTTGCGATGGTTTTTTTCATAAAGAAAAAAATGTAGCTGTGGTAGGAGGTGGAGATACAGCTTTGGAGGAAGCAAATTATTTAGCAAAAATTTGTAAAAAAGTATATTTAATAGTTAGAAAAAATTATTTTAAAGCATCCAAAATTTTACAATATCGTATTTTAAGGAAAAAAAATATTAAAGTTTTCTTTTGTTCCAATGTTACAGAAATTATTGGAGATAATTTTTTAGAAGGTATTAAAATTTTTAACCAAAAAACTGAAACTAGTAAAAATATTTTAATTAGTGGCTTATTTATTGCGATAGGTCATGTTCCTAATACAGAAATTTTTAAAAATGAATTAGATTTGGATGAAAAAGGATATATTGTTGTACAAAAAGGAAAAACTATAACTAGTAAACCTGGAGTATTTGCTGCAGGAGATGTGCAAGATCCTGATTATCGTCAAGCTATTACTTCTGCTGGAACTGGATGCATGGCCGCATTAGATTTAGAAAAGTATTTATCTTTATATCTTGAATCAATAACATGA